One window of the Salvelinus alpinus chromosome 13, SLU_Salpinus.1, whole genome shotgun sequence genome contains the following:
- the LOC139536659 gene encoding adhesion G-protein coupled receptor G2-like: MVFLVNSWLSSFGSYGLCVAVASALHYFLLASFTWMGLEAVHMYFALVKVFNVYVPSYILKFCFLGWGIPLAICCVVLVVKRESYGSSLGSESMEPLDNSEAFCWIQDEVAFYVSVVGYILLVLLCNMAIFVVVLVQIRHMRVNQPAGIHSGLLLQDLKGVSSLTFLLGLTWTVAFFAWGPAKVPFLYLFCVLNSLQGE; encoded by the exons ATGGTTTTCCTGGTCAACTCCTGGCTCTCCTCCTTTGGCAGCTATGGGCTTTGTGTGGCGGTGGCTTCCGCACTGCACTATTTCCTACTGGCCTCTTTCACCTGGATGGGCCTGGAGGCTGTGCATATGTACTTTGCCTTGGTCAAAGTCTTCAATGTTTATGTGCCCTCGTACATCCTAAAGTTCTGCTTCCTAGGATGGG GAATCCCTCTGGCTATATGCTGCGTAGTTCTGGTTGTGAAGAGAGAGTCCTACGGCAGCTCCCTCGGCAGTGAGTCCATGGAACCACTAGATAACTCCGAGGCGTT CTGCTGGATCCAGGATGAAGTGGCTTTCTATGTGTCTGTGGTGGGCTACATTCTGCTGGTGCTGCTGTGCAACATGGCTATCTTCGTGGTGGTCCTGGTCCAGATCCGCCACATGCGGGTCAATCAGCCGGCTGGCATCCACAGCGGCCTCCTTCTGCAGGACCTGAAGGGGGTTTCCAGTCTCACCTTCCTGCTGGGTCTCACCTGGACTGTGGCTTTCTTCGCCTGGGGGCCAGCCAAGGTtcccttcctctacctcttctgtGTCCTCAACAGTCTGCAAGGTGAGTGA